In one Pelecanus crispus isolate bPelCri1 chromosome 12, bPelCri1.pri, whole genome shotgun sequence genomic region, the following are encoded:
- the NAT9 gene encoding alpha/beta-tubulin-N-acetyltransferase 9 isoform X3: protein MKINQNTVLQGQRVTLVPYTSAHVPRYHEWMQSEELQHLTASEPLSLEQEYEMQRSWRDDADKCTFIVLDTERWSGQACADEDCMVGDVNLFLTDTEDPTLGEIEIMIAEPSYRGRGFGKEATLMMMSYVRNLGITKFEAKIGQDNEASICMFKKLHFKEVAVNSVFQEVTLRLDVSDQERRWLLEQTNHVEEKSYVELKLPAGMLET, encoded by the exons ATGAAGATTAACCAGAACACTGTGCTGCAAGGACAGAGGGTGACCCTGGTGCCATACACTTCTGCACACGTGCCCCG GTACCATGAGTGGATGCAgtcagaggagctgcagcacctgACCGCCTCTGAACCACTCAGCCTGGAGCAGGAGTATGAGATGCAGCGCAGCTGGCGGGATGACGCAGACA agTGCACATTCATTGTGCTGGACACGGAGCGATGGTCTGGGCAGGCGTGTGCGGATGAGGACTGCATGGTGGGGGATGTGAATCTCTTCCTCACTGACACTGAGGATCCGACATTGGGCGAGATTGAAATTATGATTGCAG AGCCCAGCTACCGAGGCAGAGGGTTTGGCAAGGAGGCAACTCTGATGATGATGTCCTATG TGAGAAACCTGGGGATCACCAAATTTGAGGCTAAGATTGGTCAGGATAATGAAGCCAGTATCTGCATGTTcaaaaagcttcattttaagGAG GTTGCTGTGAACAGCGTTTTCCAAGAGGTGACGCTGAGGCTGGATGTCAGTGACCAGGAGAGACGATGGCTCCTGGAACAGACAAACCACGTGGAGGAGAAGAGCTACGTTGAACTGAAGCTGCCAGCTGGGATGCTGGAGACCTGA
- the NAT9 gene encoding alpha/beta-tubulin-N-acetyltransferase 9 isoform X2: MKINQNTVLQGQRVTLVPYTSAHVPRYHEWMQSEELQHLTASEPLSLEQEYEMQRSWRDDADKCTFIVLDTERWSGQACADEDCMVGDVNLFLTDTEDPTLGEIEIMIAEPSYRGRGFGKEATLMMMSYGVRNLGITKFEAKIGQDNEASICMFKKLHFKEVAVNSVFQEVTLRLDVSDQERRWLLEQTNHVEEKSYVELKLPAGMLET, encoded by the exons ATGAAGATTAACCAGAACACTGTGCTGCAAGGACAGAGGGTGACCCTGGTGCCATACACTTCTGCACACGTGCCCCG GTACCATGAGTGGATGCAgtcagaggagctgcagcacctgACCGCCTCTGAACCACTCAGCCTGGAGCAGGAGTATGAGATGCAGCGCAGCTGGCGGGATGACGCAGACA agTGCACATTCATTGTGCTGGACACGGAGCGATGGTCTGGGCAGGCGTGTGCGGATGAGGACTGCATGGTGGGGGATGTGAATCTCTTCCTCACTGACACTGAGGATCCGACATTGGGCGAGATTGAAATTATGATTGCAG AGCCCAGCTACCGAGGCAGAGGGTTTGGCAAGGAGGCAACTCTGATGATGATGTCCTATG GAGTGAGAAACCTGGGGATCACCAAATTTGAGGCTAAGATTGGTCAGGATAATGAAGCCAGTATCTGCATGTTcaaaaagcttcattttaagGAG GTTGCTGTGAACAGCGTTTTCCAAGAGGTGACGCTGAGGCTGGATGTCAGTGACCAGGAGAGACGATGGCTCCTGGAACAGACAAACCACGTGGAGGAGAAGAGCTACGTTGAACTGAAGCTGCCAGCTGGGATGCTGGAGACCTGA
- the NAT9 gene encoding alpha/beta-tubulin-N-acetyltransferase 9 isoform X4, producing MKINQNTVLQGQRVTLVPYTSAHVPRYHEWMQSEELQHLTASEPLSLEQEYEMQRSWRDDADKCTFIVLDTERWSGQACADEDCMVGDVNLFLTDTEDPTLGEIEIMIAEPSYRGRGFGKEATLMMINLGITKFEAKIGQDNEASICMFKKLHFKEVAVNSVFQEVTLRLDVSDQERRWLLEQTNHVEEKSYVELKLPAGMLET from the exons ATGAAGATTAACCAGAACACTGTGCTGCAAGGACAGAGGGTGACCCTGGTGCCATACACTTCTGCACACGTGCCCCG GTACCATGAGTGGATGCAgtcagaggagctgcagcacctgACCGCCTCTGAACCACTCAGCCTGGAGCAGGAGTATGAGATGCAGCGCAGCTGGCGGGATGACGCAGACA agTGCACATTCATTGTGCTGGACACGGAGCGATGGTCTGGGCAGGCGTGTGCGGATGAGGACTGCATGGTGGGGGATGTGAATCTCTTCCTCACTGACACTGAGGATCCGACATTGGGCGAGATTGAAATTATGATTGCAG AGCCCAGCTACCGAGGCAGAGGGTTTGGCAAGGAGGCAACTCTGATGATGAT AAACCTGGGGATCACCAAATTTGAGGCTAAGATTGGTCAGGATAATGAAGCCAGTATCTGCATGTTcaaaaagcttcattttaagGAG GTTGCTGTGAACAGCGTTTTCCAAGAGGTGACGCTGAGGCTGGATGTCAGTGACCAGGAGAGACGATGGCTCCTGGAACAGACAAACCACGTGGAGGAGAAGAGCTACGTTGAACTGAAGCTGCCAGCTGGGATGCTGGAGACCTGA
- the NAT9 gene encoding alpha/beta-tubulin-N-acetyltransferase 9 isoform X1, producing the protein MNARLVFPEPFYGSLILRALVEIRARCCSAGSDLVLGPVVRYHEWMQSEELQHLTASEPLSLEQEYEMQRSWRDDADKCTFIVLDTERWSGQACADEDCMVGDVNLFLTDTEDPTLGEIEIMIAEPSYRGRGFGKEATLMMMSYGVRNLGITKFEAKIGQDNEASICMFKKLHFKEVAVNSVFQEVTLRLDVSDQERRWLLEQTNHVEEKSYVELKLPAGMLET; encoded by the exons ATGAATGCCAGGCTAGTGTTTCCAGAACCGTTTTATGGCAGCCTGATCCTTAGAGCACTTGTGGAAATCAGAGCGCGATGCTGTAGCGCAGGCAGTGATCTGGTTCTGGGTCCCGTTGTCAGGTACCATGAGTGGATGCAgtcagaggagctgcagcacctgACCGCCTCTGAACCACTCAGCCTGGAGCAGGAGTATGAGATGCAGCGCAGCTGGCGGGATGACGCAGACA agTGCACATTCATTGTGCTGGACACGGAGCGATGGTCTGGGCAGGCGTGTGCGGATGAGGACTGCATGGTGGGGGATGTGAATCTCTTCCTCACTGACACTGAGGATCCGACATTGGGCGAGATTGAAATTATGATTGCAG AGCCCAGCTACCGAGGCAGAGGGTTTGGCAAGGAGGCAACTCTGATGATGATGTCCTATG GAGTGAGAAACCTGGGGATCACCAAATTTGAGGCTAAGATTGGTCAGGATAATGAAGCCAGTATCTGCATGTTcaaaaagcttcattttaagGAG GTTGCTGTGAACAGCGTTTTCCAAGAGGTGACGCTGAGGCTGGATGTCAGTGACCAGGAGAGACGATGGCTCCTGGAACAGACAAACCACGTGGAGGAGAAGAGCTACGTTGAACTGAAGCTGCCAGCTGGGATGCTGGAGACCTGA
- the NAT9 gene encoding alpha/beta-tubulin-N-acetyltransferase 9 isoform X5, which yields MQSEELQHLTASEPLSLEQEYEMQRSWRDDADKCTFIVLDTERWSGQACADEDCMVGDVNLFLTDTEDPTLGEIEIMIAEPSYRGRGFGKEATLMMMSYGVRNLGITKFEAKIGQDNEASICMFKKLHFKEVAVNSVFQEVTLRLDVSDQERRWLLEQTNHVEEKSYVELKLPAGMLET from the exons ATGCAgtcagaggagctgcagcacctgACCGCCTCTGAACCACTCAGCCTGGAGCAGGAGTATGAGATGCAGCGCAGCTGGCGGGATGACGCAGACA agTGCACATTCATTGTGCTGGACACGGAGCGATGGTCTGGGCAGGCGTGTGCGGATGAGGACTGCATGGTGGGGGATGTGAATCTCTTCCTCACTGACACTGAGGATCCGACATTGGGCGAGATTGAAATTATGATTGCAG AGCCCAGCTACCGAGGCAGAGGGTTTGGCAAGGAGGCAACTCTGATGATGATGTCCTATG GAGTGAGAAACCTGGGGATCACCAAATTTGAGGCTAAGATTGGTCAGGATAATGAAGCCAGTATCTGCATGTTcaaaaagcttcattttaagGAG GTTGCTGTGAACAGCGTTTTCCAAGAGGTGACGCTGAGGCTGGATGTCAGTGACCAGGAGAGACGATGGCTCCTGGAACAGACAAACCACGTGGAGGAGAAGAGCTACGTTGAACTGAAGCTGCCAGCTGGGATGCTGGAGACCTGA